The window AGGGGACGACGGTCTCCCGATCGGCATGGCGGAGGTAGCCGTCGTCGATTTTGCTCCAGAGGTCTGCGCAGGCCCCGCTCAAGGCAGCAGGCTGATCCAGGACCAATACTGGTTGTTCGGTAAAATAATCGAAGAGGGTCTCCATGGCAGGGTAGAGATTCGGCGCGCGCCATTCTGCATCAGCCGGAATGGGGGCGAGGGCATCCGGCGAATCCTCTGCCCGCAGATATTCCCGGGCTGGCAGGACCACCGCGCGATCCAGTTTCGCGGTAGATTTTTGTGTGGCGGGATCGAAGAGGCGGAGCGAGTCGATCGTTTCACCGAGAAATTCGACACGCATCGGCTCGGCATAGGCGGTTGAGAAAATATCCACAATGCCGCCTCGAATGCTGAACTCGCCGGGGATTTCCACCACCGAGACCCGGCGGTAGCCGAGGCGCAAGAGCCTGCTGGTGAGGACCTCCCGCTCGATCGTGCCGCCTCGTTTAAATTGCAGGGTGGTGCCGGTGAAAGCCGCGACGGGCAACAGCCGTTGCATCAGGGCCGCGATGGAGGTGACCAGGCAGGTCTGGGGAGCGGTGCGGATGTGATGCAGGGTATTCATCCGGCGCGCGATCAGACTGACATGGGGGGCGCTGCCTTCGTAAGGCAGGGTTTCCCATCTCGGGAAGAGGGCGAGGGGCGCCGTCGACAGGCCGACGAGGTCATGGGAAAAATGCAGATCGTCGAAGAGCCGTTCGGCTGCCTCATCCGATCCTGTGACAATGAGCCAGGACCGGTTGCCCAGTTTGCCTGACTGAGGCTGCATGAGTGTGGTGAGGGCGAGGCCGGAAGTGGAGCCGTGCAAGCCGGTGACAGAGGGACGGCCCGCCTTGTCTGCCAATGATGCAGCGACAGGCACGAACCACTGGGATGCTGTAGGAGGATGGATAATGTCGGACACTGATACGGCTTATGTGGTGGTTGCGCGAATACGTTGGATTAATGATGTAGTGGACATGCCGGGGACCAAGGGAATAGTACGGACGACTCCGCCGCGCGCTTCGACGATCTCGCGCCCGACGATCTGTTCCACCGCCCAATCTCCGCCTTTGACAAGAATATCCGGCTGCAGGGCGGCGATCAGGTCCTGGGGGTCCGGTTCATTGAACAGGATAACATAATCGACTGAGCCGAGCGCCGCGACGACTTCAGCCCGCTGAGTGTCCGGGACGATCGGCCTATCCGGCGCCTTATTCAAACTTTTGACAGATTCGTCGCTGTTGACGGCCACGACCAGCAGGTCGCCCAGGTCTTTCGCGGCTTGGAGGTAGCGTGTATGGCCCACATGCATGAGATCGAAGCAGCCGTTCGTGAACACAATGCGGTTGCCGGCCTGCCGGTGAGACTGCAGCAGCGAGGCGAGTTCCTGTCGTTGTTTAACCTTGGAAAGCATCAGATGCCTCTCCTCATTTGAGAGAGGCATCATAGGGGGATGCAGCGGCTGAATCAATGCCCGACCGCCTCTCTCCAGGCCCCTCCCTCGTTTCCGGCTGTGTATCTGGCCCTCCCCGGTCAGGGGCCTGACCGCAGCACCCACGAATGCGAGACGATGCTGCCTCCGCGACCTGACGACGTATCCTGAGGGCGGAGACCTACGTCATTCTCAGGAGCCACGTGGGCTAAAGTTCCTTCAAAAACAAGCCGATTGAGATATGAGGTTCTAGGAGGTACGGGATCTGTCCGAGTGGAAACCATTCGGGGGAAGACCGTCTCGCCGGCCTGCCAACAGCATAGTTGACGTCGATGTACGGAACCTATGCAGGGATAGTGGATACTTGTGTTTCTTCCCTTCCCATTTGACAAGTCAAAGAGGTTCCTGATGGGCCGGAGGCCCTATCGAGGACAATTCTTACTGATCGTGCTCGTCACGGTGGTCCCGCTATTCGTGGGCGGATTTGGATTAGCGTTTCTCGAACAGCGGTTCATCTCGACGACCGGAGAAGCCGTCGCGGTGGTTGCCGCCGACATCGCCGATAGCATCGATCTGCTCTTGCTGGAACGGTACGGCGATATTCAGGTTCTCGCGGACATCGTGCCTTCTAAGGCCAAAAGGGAGGACGGAGATGCCGGGCTCTTTACGATGTTCAAGCGCGCCTATCCCCTCTACCTCTGGGTCGGCGTGGCCAATGCGGAAGGGCGGATTGTTGACGCGTCAGATCCGTCGACCGTGAACATGGAGATGAGAGGCGAGGGCTGGTTTCAGGAAGCCAAAAGGACTGGATCGATTTACGTTGGCGACGTGCGTCGAGACCTCCTCACCGGGGGAAATGACGCGATTTCGTTCAGCAAGCCGTTATTCGCACGGTCCGTTCATGGCCAACCGGGTGCGTTCCTCGGCGTCGTCACGACGCGGATTGGGATTCCGGCGTTGGAGGAAATTACGACGAGAACGATCCAGACCTTTGAAGAAGGGCGGAAGGTTTGGCGGACGGTGGAATATCAAGTGTTGCGGAACGACGGCCACGCATTCATCGATTCAGATCTCTCGCATAAGGGCGATGTCAATCTCAAGCAGATGGGGCTGCCGTCCGCGGAGCTGGGCGTCGCAGGGCAATCAGGTTATATCGAGGAAGACCATCGGCGGCGGCATGTGCCGGTGCTGACGGGGTATGCGCGGACGAAGGGACATGGCGAGTTTGCCGGGCTTGGCTGGACCGTTCTGATTCGTGTCGACCGGAGCGAAGTCGTCGATCCGATCCATGGCCTGCTCTGGAAAGTCGGGCTGACGGGAGGACTCGTCGTCTTGCCGCTCGTCGCGATGCTCCTCTGGACGGCCCGGCGCGTACAGCGGGAGTGGGGCCATGCGCAACAGGAGAAGGAACAGGCCCTCGCGCATGAACAGCATCTGCAAGCCATTGTCACGACGATTCCTGAGTGTGTGCTGCTGGTGAGCCGGGAAGGAGTGGTGCGCGACGCGAATCACGCGGCGTGCGTCTTATTTGATGTGCGGGACAGGACTGAGCTGATCGGCAAGCCGATTTCCCCGTTCATCTATCGCGAGGACCGTCCCGCGTTCCAGGTGATGCATCAGAGTGTCTGGAACGGCGAGCCAGGGGTCCTGCAATGTCAGGTGTCTCCGCTGCCGAACGTGCAACGCTGGGTGGAGGTCACAGCCTCCTGTCTTCGCGACGGTCGAGGAGCTGTGCAGGAGGCCTTGTATGTTCTGCGTGATATCACCGAGCACAAGCGAGCCGAATGGCGGATTTTGGGCCAGCATGAGGTGACGCTTGTCCTTGCCGAATCCGACTCACTGTGCGAGGCGGCGCCCGGACTCCTTCGTGCGATCGGGACCGGTCTCGATTGGTCGGTCGGTGCGCTGTGGGAGATGGATCCCAAGGTCGGCGCGCTCCGATGTACGGAAACGTGGCAATGCACGTCTGAGACCCTGTCGGATTTTCTCGATAAAAGCCGCGAGGTGAGTTTGGCACCAGGCGTCGGTCTTCCCGGGCGGGTCTGGACAAGCGGCGAGGTTCTGTGGATTGCAGATGTGAGGGACGACGTAAATTTCCCTCGGTCGGCCCTGGCGGTTCGCAATAGTCTGTGTGCGGCAGTGGCGTTCCCGATTCTGCTCGATGGCGAGATTCTGGGTGTGATGGAGTTCTTCAGCTCCACGGTCCGGCATTCTGACAACGGCACGCTGAGTGCGATGGGCGCGTTCGGCATCCAGATTGGCGCGTTCGTGCGTCGCAAGCGGACCCAGGAGCAGGAGGCGGGCTTCGGGCATATCCTCGACGACATGCTGAACGAGATTTATCTGTTTGACGCCGGGACCCTCTGTTTTCTGCATGTGAATCGGGGGGCGCAGGCCAACCTCGGGTATAGCGCGGACGAGTTGCTCAGGCTCACACCGTTGGATCTCATGCCGGAGTTCACCAGCCAATCCTTCGCCACCCTCATCCAATTTTTACACCGCGGCGAACGGCAATCCCTCCAGTTCAATACCGTGCACCGGCGTAAGGACGCGTCGACATACCCGATTCGAGTGCACTTGCAATGTAGCTTGTTTCACGGCCGTCCGACCTTTGTGGCCATCGTGTTGGATATTACGGAGCAGTGCCGGGCACAGCAGCGGAGGGCGACTCAGTATGCCGTAACGCGGGCGTTGGCCGGTGCCTTGACGGTCGAGCAGGCCATGCTGGGCGTGATGCAGGTGATTTGCGGCAGTTTAAATTGGGACCTGGGCATTTTGTGGAAGGTTGATTGCCAGCGAGAGGTGCTGCAGTTTAGCCATCTCTGGAGGAAGTCTCAAAATCTGTTCCCCAATATCGTGTCGGCCAGCCAACGAGCGACCTTTGCGTCCGAGGTCGAACTTCCTGGGCGTGTCTGGGCGACCGGGGAAGTGTGGTGGATTTCCGATATCTCCACGGAAACGACGTTCCGGCGCCATGCCGCAGCGGAGCAAGATGGACTGTGCGGTTCCTACGCGTTTCCGATCAGGCTCCGAGGAAGTGTCTACGGCGTGCTGGAGTTCTTCAGCCGTGAGTCGCAGCCGCAGGAATCGGATCTCTTCCCCATGCTAGCCGAGGTGGGTAGTCAGATCGGGCTCTTTATCGAGCGGATTGAGGCAGAATCGGCGCTCCGCGAGAATGAGGCGCGGACTAGGCAGATGATCGACACGGCGCTGGACGCGGTTATTACGATGAATGCCGAAGGGCTGATCGTGGAATGGAATAGGCAGGCGGAGGTGCTGTTCGGCTGGTCTCGCCAGGAGGCCGTGGGTCGAAACCTGGCGACCACGATCATTCCTGAAGCCTATCGAGCCGCGCACGAGGAAGGACTCAAACAGTATGTCGAGATGGGTCAGGACGCCGTCTTGAATAAACTACTGGAGGTGACCGCAGTGCATCGT of the Nitrospirota bacterium genome contains:
- a CDS encoding PAS domain S-box protein; its protein translation is MGRRPYRGQFLLIVLVTVVPLFVGGFGLAFLEQRFISTTGEAVAVVAADIADSIDLLLLERYGDIQVLADIVPSKAKREDGDAGLFTMFKRAYPLYLWVGVANAEGRIVDASDPSTVNMEMRGEGWFQEAKRTGSIYVGDVRRDLLTGGNDAISFSKPLFARSVHGQPGAFLGVVTTRIGIPALEEITTRTIQTFEEGRKVWRTVEYQVLRNDGHAFIDSDLSHKGDVNLKQMGLPSAELGVAGQSGYIEEDHRRRHVPVLTGYARTKGHGEFAGLGWTVLIRVDRSEVVDPIHGLLWKVGLTGGLVVLPLVAMLLWTARRVQREWGHAQQEKEQALAHEQHLQAIVTTIPECVLLVSREGVVRDANHAACVLFDVRDRTELIGKPISPFIYREDRPAFQVMHQSVWNGEPGVLQCQVSPLPNVQRWVEVTASCLRDGRGAVQEALYVLRDITEHKRAEWRILGQHEVTLVLAESDSLCEAAPGLLRAIGTGLDWSVGALWEMDPKVGALRCTETWQCTSETLSDFLDKSREVSLAPGVGLPGRVWTSGEVLWIADVRDDVNFPRSALAVRNSLCAAVAFPILLDGEILGVMEFFSSTVRHSDNGTLSAMGAFGIQIGAFVRRKRTQEQEAGFGHILDDMLNEIYLFDAGTLCFLHVNRGAQANLGYSADELLRLTPLDLMPEFTSQSFATLIQFLHRGERQSLQFNTVHRRKDASTYPIRVHLQCSLFHGRPTFVAIVLDITEQCRAQQRRATQYAVTRALAGALTVEQAMLGVMQVICGSLNWDLGILWKVDCQREVLQFSHLWRKSQNLFPNIVSASQRATFASEVELPGRVWATGEVWWISDISTETTFRRHAAAEQDGLCGSYAFPIRLRGSVYGVLEFFSRESQPQESDLFPMLAEVGSQIGLFIERIEAESALRENEARTRQMIDTALDAVITMNAEGLIVEWNRQAEVLFGWSRQEAVGRNLATTIIPEAYRAAHEEGLKQYVEMGQDAVLNKLLEVTAVHRDGRVFPVEVAIAPLRLEGGLTFSAFLRDISARKQAEKSLTAYAQELEKTNQDLDIALAQAKAATEAKSTFLATMSHEIRTPMNGVIGMTGLLLETGLTQEQQGYAETVRTSGEHLLTIINDILDFSKIEAGKLTLEIIDFDLRHAMEECLDLFSEQASAKGINLVCLFHAEVPTALRGDPGRIRQIVTNLIGNAIKFTKQGDVVLHVSLVEERGEQVQVRFEVADSGIGIAPDTCANLFQSFSQADASMARKYGGTGLGLAISRRLVEMMEGTIGVESKPGEGSRFWFAVSLEQQPMAHRAPQVERTDLRGLHALVVNDKEINRRVLELYLKKWELQGTFAESGEFALQLLRKSVARGKPYDVVILDLDMVAMDGLHLAQAINKDRILKGTHTVLLSATGRRGDAKAAVAAGVAGYLTKPVREAHLYDCLTAVTGRPRRQQGADGERSAAPLGHGLVTRHSLAEAKRKTGIRLLLAEDNIINQKVAVHMLEKMGYHVDVVANGAEAIEATNRIAYSAVLMDCQMPEMDGFDATSVIRQREAALAKSDEPINGQQPTQHVPIIAMTANSMKGDRERCLEAGMDEYISKPVKSQDLASILTRLLKNIEPAPQQAAHPSLARKMAS
- the rfaE2 gene encoding D-glycero-beta-D-manno-heptose 1-phosphate adenylyltransferase, which encodes MLSKVKQRQELASLLQSHRQAGNRIVFTNGCFDLMHVGHTRYLQAAKDLGDLLVVAVNSDESVKSLNKAPDRPIVPDTQRAEVVAALGSVDYVILFNEPDPQDLIAALQPDILVKGGDWAVEQIVGREIVEARGGVVRTIPLVPGMSTTSLIQRIRATTT